TATTTTTAATTATATTGAAATATTCTATAATCGAAAGAGACGTCACTCAACACTGGGGTATCTTTCTCCAGTATCTTATGAGCTCGAATCTATGGTAGCCTAACCTAACTTAGTGTCCTTAAATTCGGGGGAAGTCCAAAACATATAAAGGATAATGAAATAATCTTATCATTAACTGGAATAATTTTTGAGTTGCTGGGTGGATTGCCAGATTATAGCCAAAGAAAAATATTAAATAGAAACAATGATTACTCGCTTGATAGATTTAGAGAACTGAAATACTATCAGGCTCCATA
This genomic window from Deltaproteobacteria bacterium contains:
- a CDS encoding IS3 family transposase; its protein translation is IFNYIEIFYNRKRRHSTLGYLSPVSYELESMVA